A single region of the Gossypium arboreum isolate Shixiya-1 chromosome 12, ASM2569848v2, whole genome shotgun sequence genome encodes:
- the LOC108476718 gene encoding APO protein 3, mitochondrial: MQRSSLLLQISQLPKLHCRFNQAYFFSSGKTQNFHSFPDNSGDPTYSDVPKPRTDKSQRKPYPTPMKELIKRAKQEKELRKSQPCRLLEHPPANGLLVPELVDVAHRVYRARELILSGLSKLLQFIPVQRCRFCYEVHIGNVGHEIRTCTGPKSGSRSATHVWRKGGVGDVIFFPKCFHLYDRVGKSRVVHDERHSAPRIPAILELCIQAGVDVENYPSKRRTKPVYSIEGRIVDFESVAGVDEMETNLSFGNADDTEVDVLRRDPNSELNAEDTNLIELSTRTLDSWFEMIGGVRKIMEKYNVWTCGYCPEVQVGPKGHKVRMCRASKHQSRNGLHAWQEATINDLVGPNYVWHVRDLNSPPLRNDLKRYYGKAPAVVELCVQAGAPVPDQYRSMMRLDVVPPERDEVDLVA, from the exons ATGCAGAGAAGTTCTCTGTTATTACAAATCTCTCAGCTCCCCAAACTCCATTGTCGGTTCAATCAAGCCTACTTTTTCTCATCTGgaaaaacccaaaatttccattcaTTCCCAGACAATAGTGGCGATCCTACATACTCAGACGTGCCCAAGCCACGGACAGACAAGTCCCAAAGGAAACCGTACCCGACACCCATGAAAGAGCTGATTAAAAGGGCTAAACAagagaaagaattaagaaaatcCCAACCTTGTAGATTGCTTGAACATCCTCCCGCCAACGGGTTGTTGGTCCCTGAACTCGTCGACGTCGCTCACCGAGTCTACCGAGCTCGTGAACTCATCCTCTCCGGTTTGTCCAAACTCCTCCAGTTCATCCCAGTTCAACGATGCAG ATTTTGTTATGAGGTTCATATTGGAAATGTGGGTCATGAAATCCGTACTTGTACTGGTCCAAAAAGCGGTTCTAGGAGTGCCACTCATGTATGGAGGAAAGGAGGGGTGGGTGATGTGATATTTTTCCCCAAATGTTTCCATCTCTATGATCGTGTTGGGAAATCTAGGGTTGTTCATGATGAAAGACACAGTGCCCCTCGAATCCCTGCAATTTTAGAGCTCTGTATACAAGCTGGTGTAGATGTTGAAAACTACCCTTCAAAGAGAAGAACCAAACCTGTATACTCTATTGAAGGTAGAATAGTGGATTTCGAGTCGGTGGCCGGGGTGGATGAAATGGAAACCAACTTGTCTTTTGGGAACGCTGATGATACTGAAGTTGATGTATTGAGAAGGGATCCAAATTCGGAGTTAAATGCTGAAGATACCAACTTGATAGAGTTGAGTACAAGGACATTGGATTCATGGTTTGAAATGATAGGAGGTGTGAGAAAGATCATGGAGAAGTACAATGTCTGGACGTGCGGCTACTGTCCGGAGGTTCAGGTTGGTCCTAAGGGACATAAAGTCAGGATGTGTAGAGCATCAAAGCACCAGTCCCGAAATGGTTTGCACGCATGGCAAGAAGCAACCATCAATGATCTCGTTGGTCCTAATTATGTCTGGCATGTTCGCGATTTGAACAGTCCTCCTCTGCGTAATGATTTGAAGAGATATTATGGTAAAGCCCCTGCTGTGGTGGAGCTGTGTGTACAAGCTGGTGCACCTGTTCCAGATCAATATAGAAGTATGATGAGATTAGATGTGGTTCCCCCTGAACGTGATGAAGTTGATCTTGTGGCTTGA
- the LOC108479442 gene encoding protein MEI2-like 1, with translation MPSEIMDQKNASAPSHFSEDVCFPAERQIGFWKPNAMSDNQDNMVQSSPPNLGRDQEEKFDTSWNGIANLSEPSWNSVNHHPKSLSNLHMQPVVNFNRNSGNANVIQHESSLFSSSLSEIFSRKLRLLGNDLPSQHAGIAASHHEEESFKSMKEIEAQTIGNLLPDEDDLFSGVIDELGLNTHASKGDELEDFDLFSSGGGMELEGDDHVSMGQRNPDLIGVLNGQGGPNGSIVGEHPYGELPSRTLFVRNINSNVEDSELKTLFEQYGDIRTLYTACKHRGFVMISYYDIRAARNAMRALQNKPLRRRELDIHYSIPKDNASEKDVDQGALVVYNVDSFVSTDELQRMFGAFGEIKEIREVPNKHNHKVIEFYDVRAAEAALNALNRSNSAGKQIKLEPSRPGGLRRFIQPEQEQDEPNICGSPFDELSGHIGVIASGGMENASNQVLHSVIQSPVNTFVEPHRSSTVPINLASPARVAPIGQKLSLREPNHSMDEMKYANHGIPSFHPHSLPEYHDSLANGIAFNSPSTITNMASSASSMMAEGLDNRHVQGASSNGHLIEPTAGVFGSSGNGSLSVNGNSYMWKTNNSHQQHPSSAMVWPNSPSFVNGVHAYRLPHMPAFPRAPPVMFNVGSPVHHHIGSAPPNSALWDRRHHFAGESPETSGFHLGSLGSVGFPGSSPSHPVEIASHNIFSHVGGMDLMKNGGVHSPQQMSHLYPGRNPMISMPTSLDSPNERVRSFSHRRNELNSSNADKKQYELDIDRIIRGDDSRTTLMIKNIPNKYTSKMLLAAIDEHCRGTYDFIYLPIDFKNKCNVGYAFINMIDPQQIIPFHKAFDGKKWEKFNSEKVATLAYARIQGKAALIAHFQNSSLMNEDKRCRPILFHTDGPNAGDQEPFPMGTNIRSRPGRPRTSGTEENHRQSSSSTLANGEEYSNGAESLGSSKDSD, from the exons TTGGATTTTGGAAGCCAAATGCCATGTCTGATAACCAAG ACAACATGGTTCAGTCATCTCCTCCAAATCTGGGTAGAGATCAAGAAGAAAAGTTCGACACCAGTTGGAATGGAATTGCCAACTTATCTGAGCCGTCATGGAATTCTGTGAATCATCATCCAAAATCGCTGTCAAATCTGCATATGCAACCTGTGGTGAACTTCAATAGAAACAGCGGCAACGCCAATGTGATCCAGCATGAAAGTAGTCTGTTTTCCAGTTCGTTGTCTGAAATATTTAGTAGAAAAT TGAGATTATTAGGGAATGATCTACCTTCTCAACATGCTGGTATAGCTGCTTCACACCATGAGGAAGAATCTTTCAAATCTATGAAGGAAATTGAGGCACAAACTATTGGAAATCTCCTCCCTGACGAAGATGATCTCTTCTCCGGAGTGATTGATGAATTGGGACTTAATACTCATGCCAGTAAAGGGGATGAGTTAGAAGATTTTGACCTATTCAGCAGTGGTGGAGGAATGGAACTAGAAGGGGATGATCATGTATCCATGGGTCAAAGGAACCCAGATCTCATCGGAGTACTCAATGGTCAAGGGGGTCCCAATGGCTCGATTGTTGGTGAACATCCGTATGGTGAACTTCCTTCTAGAACACTTTTTGTAAGGAACATCAATAGCAATGTTGAAGACTCAGAGTTAAAGACTCTTTTTGAG CAATATGGAGATATCCGAACTCTTTATACTGCCTGCAAACATCGTGGGTTTGTTATGATCTCTTATTATGATATAAGGGCAGCCAGAAATGCGATGAGGGCTCTGCAAAACAAACCATTGCGGCGTAGGGAACTTGATATACATTATTCAATTCCAAAG GACAATGCATCTGAAAAAGATGTAGATCAAGGGGCACTGGTGGTTTACAATGTTGATTCCTTTGTTTCAACTGATGAGCTTCAACGGATGTTTGGTGCTTTTGGGGAAATTAAAGAA ATAAGGGAGGTTCCAAACAAGCATAATCACAAAGTCATTGAGTTTTATGATGTTAGAGCCGCAGAAGCTGCCCTTAATGCTCTGAATAGGAGTAACAGTGCTGGGAAACAGATCAAACTTGAACCAAGCCGTCCAGGGGGTCTTAGGCG CTTTATTCAGCCTGAGCAGGAACAAGATGAACCTAATATATGTGGAAGTCCTTTTGATGAGTTATCAGGGCATATTG GAGTAATTGCATCTGGTGGCATGGAGAATGCATCTAACCAGGTGTTACATTCAGTTATCCAGTCACCTGTTAATACATTTGTTGAACCTCATCGGAGTTCTACTGTTCCTATTAACTTAGCCTCTCCAGCAAGAGTGGCACCTATAGGCCAAAAATTAAGTCTTCGGGAGCCCAACCACTCTATGGATGAAATGAAATATGCTAACCATGGGATACCGAGTTTCCATCCTCATTCCTTACCCGAGTACCATGATAGCTTAGCCAATGGTATTGCATTCAACTCCCCAAGCACCATAACAAACATGGCTAGTAGCGCCAGTTCCATGATGGCTGAAGGACTTGACAATAGGCATGTACAGGGAGCAAGTTCAAATGGGCACCTAATTGAACCTACTGCTGGGG TTTTTGGGTCATCTGGAAATGGAAGCTTGTCGGTTAATGGAAATAGTTACATGTGGAAGACCAACAACTCACACCAGCAACATCCATCAAGTGCCATGGTTTGGCCAAATTCGCCATCATTTGTCAATGGTGTTCATGCTTATCGCCTTCCACACATGCCTGCATTTCCTAGGGCTCCCCCTGTAATGTTCAATGTAGGATCACCTGTACACCACCATATTGGCTCAGCACCACCTAATTCTGCACTCTGGGACAGGCGGCATCATTTTGCTGGGGAGTCTCCTGAAACTTCAGGTTTTCACCTAGGATCTCTTGGAAGTGTGGGTTTTCCTGGTAGTTCGCCATCACATCCTGTTGAAATTGCTTCCCACAACATTTTTTCTCATGTTGGTGGcatggatttgatgaaaaatggtgGGGTACACTCTCCTCAGCAGATGTCCCACCTTTACCCTGGCAGGAACCCTATGATTTCAATGCCGACGTCTCTTGATTCTCCTAATGAACGTGTTAGAAGCTTCTCACACCGTAGAAATGAACTGAATTCTAGTAATGCTGATAAGAAACAATATGAACTTGACATTGACCGCATCATACGTGGGGATGACAGCAGAACAACACTTATGATTAAAAACATACCCAACAA GTACACTTCAAAGATGCTTCTGGCAGCCATTGATGAACATTGTCGAGGAActtatgattttatttatttgcCAATTGACTTCAAG AACAAATGCAATGTGGGCTATGCGTTTATCAACATGATTGATCCGCAACAGATCATTCCTTTCCATAAG GCATTTGATGGCAAAAAATGGGAGAAGTTCAACAGTGAAAAGGTGGCGACTCTTGCTTATGCTAGGATCCAAGGAAAGGCTGCTCTTATTGCTCATTTCCAGAATTCAAGCTTAATGAATGAGGATAAACGTTGCCGCCCTATTCTCTTTCATACTGATGGCCCAAATGCTGGTGATCAG GAGCCCTTTCCTATGGGTACCAATATTCGGTCAAGGCCAGGGAGACCTCGAACATCTGGCACTGAGGAGAACCATCGCCAAAGTAGTTCTTCAACTTTAGCTAACGGGGAGGAATATTCCAATGGGGCAGAATCATTGGGTTCTTCGAAGGATTCTGATTGA